Below is a genomic region from Vibrio mimicus.
AATGGATCGTCATATGCACATGAAAGATGGTCTGCTAACAGATGTAACGGGGGCCTAAGTGTTTTCCTCCCTAGCTTTGTTTATTGGTGGACGTTTTAGTCGCGCCAAGCAACGTAACAAGATGGTGTCGTTTATTTCACTTTCTTCCACGATTGGGATTGCGGTGGGGGTGGCGGTCATCATCATCGGTCTTTCGGCCATGAATGGCTTTGAACGTGAATTGCAATCGCGGGTGCTGTCCGTGATTCCTCACGGAGAATTTGAAGGCGTTCGGGGTCCGATTGAACGTTGGCCTGAAGTTATGGCGCAAGTGACTCGTCATCCGAAAATTGTTGCGGCAGCCCCTTATGTGAAAATGACAGCGCTGGCGGAACATGGCACTCAACTTAAAGCGATTGAGGTGCGAGGTGTTGACCCACAACGTGAACAAGCGGTGTCTAGCCTGTCACAATTTATTACCCCGCAAGCATGGCAACATTTTATCCCCGGTCAACAGCAGGTGATTTTAGGTCAAGGCGTTGCTGATAAGCTTGGTGTGCAACTTGGCGATTTCATTACCCTTATGATTCCTAGCGCCACCAGTGGCGAAAAAGTGCAGGCCCCGAAACGGGTACGAGTCAAAGTCAGTGGTTTATTGGCTTTGAATGGGCAAATTGATCACAGCTTGGCACTGCTGCCACTTGAAGATGCACAAGCTTACGCTAATTTAGGCTCAGGCGTGACGGGCGTATCGGTGAAAGTAGCCAATGTGCTGCAAGCTACGGAGATTGTGCGAGAGGCGGGTAATAAACTCAACGTTTATGCCTATCTGCACAGTTGGCAGCAAAAGTACGGCTTCTTGTACCGTGATATCCAGATGGTGCGCAGTATCATGTATCTGGTGATGATCCTCGCCATTGGGGTGGCAAGCTTTAACATTGTCTCAACCTTGATGATGGCGGTGAAAGACCGTGCTGGTGAAATTGCGATTTTGCGCACCATGGGTGCAACAGATGGTTTAATCAAACGTATCTTTGTATGGCAAGGTGTG
It encodes:
- the lolE gene encoding lipoprotein-releasing ABC transporter permease subunit LolE; protein product: MFSSLALFIGGRFSRAKQRNKMVSFISLSSTIGIAVGVAVIIIGLSAMNGFERELQSRVLSVIPHGEFEGVRGPIERWPEVMAQVTRHPKIVAAAPYVKMTALAEHGTQLKAIEVRGVDPQREQAVSSLSQFITPQAWQHFIPGQQQVILGQGVADKLGVQLGDFITLMIPSATSGEKVQAPKRVRVKVSGLLALNGQIDHSLALLPLEDAQAYANLGSGVTGVSVKVANVLQATEIVREAGNKLNVYAYLHSWQQKYGFLYRDIQMVRSIMYLVMILAIGVASFNIVSTLMMAVKDRAGEIAILRTMGATDGLIKRIFVWQGVFSGVLGSVVGSLLGVIIAFNLTSLIKGLERLIGHQFLSGDIYFVDFLPSQVQWFDVLLVSGTAITLSLLATWYPARRASRLNPAQVLSSK